The window TCTACGGACAATCTGCTCATAACGCCAGTGAGAGCGCCTCGCGTATGGCAAGCCAATTCAAGCTCGAAACTGTCGAACATAAAAAAGCTAAGCATTTGTCTGGCGGCATGCAGCGACGCCTGTCGATCGCCATGGCGCTCATCTCAAATCCAAAAATATTATTCATTGACGAACCAACGCTAGGTCTTGATATTTTTTCGCGCCATGAGCTATGGGAGGCGATCAAGTTGCTCAAAGGTACAGTGACGACACTACTAACAACCCACTATCTCGAGGAAATTGAAGCGTTGTCTGATCGTGTTGGCGTCATGGCACGCGGCAAGCTCGTGGCAATCGGTACAGTGGCAGAACTGCAAAAACAAACCAATACGCGCACTCTCGAGGATGCGTTCGTAGCACTTGTAGGAGATATTCGATGAGATCATTACTATTTGCTAAACGCTGTACAAAAGAAGCTGTACGCGATCCGATCAATCTATTCTTTGGATTGGTCTTTCCGCTCGTTTTACTTGGACTGCTCTCTATTATAAACGCCAGCATTCCCGCCAAAGCCAATAATACTATGTTTGCTATCAAAAATTTGGCACCAGGTATCGCAATGTTCGGTACGGCATTCCTAGCACTATTCTCAGGTATGCTCCTAGCAAAAGACCGAACGTCATCATTCCTGATGCGTCTGTTTACCTCGCCTATGACAGCCCGAGATTTTATCATTGGATACACAATTCCGATGATTATCATTGCTACCATGCAGGCAGTGATTACCCTCGTTATCGCCTGCTTTATCGGGCTCGACTTTTCAGTACACATTCTTGGGGCAATCGTTATTACAACGGTAACGTCGCTTCTGTTTGTTGGATGTGGGTTATTCTTCGGCAGTCTCATTAACGAACGAGCAGTTGGCGGCATATGCGGCGCCCTGCTCACCAATGTCGCTGGCTGGCTGTCGGGCGTATTTGTCCCGGTCGATCTCATCGGCGGTGGCTTTAAAATGGTTGCGGAAGCACTGCCATTTTACCACAGTGTTGCCGCCATTAAAGGCAGCATTGAGGGGAATTGGCAAGTCATCACACCACATCTACTGATTGTTTTGTGTTATACCACCGTTATCTTTACACTCGCTATCTATATCTTTCGGCGAAAGATGACCGGGCGAAACACCTGATTTACCTGGCACACTAGAACTCAACTATCCATCGCGAAAGCCGCCTCTTACCGGCGGCTTTTGTAACGATTATGGTGCGCGAGGCGGGAATCGAACCCGCACGACTTTTGGTCAAGGGATTTTAAGTCCCTCGCGTCTACCAATTCCGCCACTCGCGCATACCTCCATAGTATACTATATTTATAAAGTAAAATGTACATCCTACGCGCCAATATGGTGTAGATAGTTGGCCTAAGAACGAGATGACACTGGCATCTTGCTGCCCAGTATACCAAACGAAAAGTCTGCCAAAGAAATTCACCTACTACATAATAAAGACGACTGTACTTTTTTACTTTATTGACGCTTTTATTTTGAAAACTAAGCAAGAAAAACAGTAAACTTTTCTCGATTTACTATCTCAAAAATTGTTCTATTCAATGAAGCAATCTGTTATGTTTCATCATCTTTGTGCCTCCTGTATCCATCAATACCACAATAATATCATTGACAATCATTTATATAAATGTTGCTGTCAAATTCCACTGTGACGCGCTGTAGCTTACCCTCATTTTACATACTACATCTGAAATGCTGTTATCCAAAAACATATTCCGGCTATCAGTGAAAGCGGGGTCATAACATATTTTTCCTTCTTACTTTTTGAAATCATGTTCATAATCGTATTCAAAGTTAGGTAAGCAGCAAAGAAGAAACAAATATATTTAGTAACCTCAAAAGACAACCACAAAGGGATAAAACCTCCAGCTTGCAAAATAATTATCATGGCAAAAATTTGGATAGCCATCGAAATGACTGCCATAACTCTCAATTTCTTAGGTAAGATTTTATGTTGTCCACCCATGGTAAATTCTCCCAAGGGCAAACCGCAAGCAACAAGAACTGTCATAATTGCTATAATTCCAAATAATACTGCACCTGATATTGAAAACATAAATCAATATTCTCCCTTCGCAAAATACAAAAATTCAGTTGCAAATTCAACTTTATTTCACTCAATATTTTTATTTATAATTATAGCTCTCCAAGAGAGCTTTTATCGACAATCCTGGAGGCACGTACGAGAGTCGAACTCGTCTAAAAGGTTTTGCAGACCTCTGCGTAACCGCTCCGCCAACGCGCCGCTCTGTTACATTTGGTGCGAGCGAGAAGACTTGAACTTCCACGAGCATAATGCTCACTAGCCCCTCAAGCTAGCGCGTCTACCAATTCCGCCACGCCCGCATGACCACTTACCATTATACCTGATTACGGTGTTTTGTAAACGGATTCACGGCGAACTGTCCAGTAGATCACGTCGGCAAACCGATCGGTGGGATATACCAACCGCATTGACTTATCAAGCGCCGACACGGAACGCAAATGAATGTAATCCAGTTGTACTTGATATAGTGCGAGGGCCGGCACATCGGACTGCCAATGCCTGGTAAACGCTTGGTATTTGCTAACTCGTTGCTTGGCGCTTTGTTTGGTGCGACCAGCCGCGAGGGCATCATCGGCCACCGCGCTGTTATAGTTAGCAAAATTGAGGCCGCCTTGATTGGCCTGTGACGAATGCCAGTAGGCAAAGACATCGGCGTCACCGCCCAGCACCAACTCGTACAATAGCACATCAAAACCGCGCGGCCGCAGGACGGACTGCAAAACGTTCTGCGAGGCATCATTTGGATCAACCACCCGCAAGTCAACGGTGATATGCAGCGTTTCCTGCCAGACTTTTACGAGTTCACGCGCAATAGTTTCAAAATCAGAGCCCTTGAGCGTCACGAACGACAATTGCAAAACTTGCTCACCCTTTTTACGTTGATTACCGACTACCTTCCATCCTTCTTCATCCAGTAATTTTTTCGCTGCTTCTGTGTCATACGGCAGACGGCCAGCTAGTTGCCCGTCCACTTGGTCGTCAAAAATTGGGCCATGTAGCGGCTTCCTCGCAAAGGCAAACTTCTCGCGCAGCGCCTGGGTATTAATCGATTGGACCAGTGCTTGCCGAACTTTGCGCGAGCTCACTACTTCGCTTTGGGTATTAAACAGTGCGTAGACACCATCGTTAATCGCATACGACTGCGATGCGTACATGTGGCGAATCTGCTCCGACTGTGCCGTATAAGATAATTCCGGTGTTGCCATAATTTCGCTTGTCTTGAGGCCCTTGGTGATCTCGTCCCGCGTCGGGTATACATACAGCTGAAAGCGATCCAGCTTTGGCTCGCCATGATGATACTGCGAGTTAGCCACGAGGTGAAGCACTTTTTTCGACCCATCAGCATTGGCATTCTGTAGAATCCGCATAGCAAACGGCCCAGAGGTCACGGGCGACTTACCATAACCATGCTCGCGGAGCTCGGCCGGATTAACTTCACTGAGACTGTGTTGAGGCAAAATCGGAAAGGTGAGCGCATGCATAAATGGTGCGTACGGGGCCGGCAGGGTAAATTGCACTGTCCGCTCGTCAACCTGCTTGACGTTGATCGACTGCCAGCCGGTAATCGCTGCTTGTGTCCGTGCATCCTTGAGTAAATTAACCGTAAACACCACGTCGCGAGCATCCAGTGGCGCTCCATCTGACCACTTGAGATTACGGCGCAATTTGACCGTGTACTCAGTCTCGGCCTCATTGACTGTGACCGACTCAGCGAGGTCCCCTTTGATATGTCCGGTCGTATCATAATTATAAAGACTCGCAAACATCAGTCGGGCCGCTGACTTTTCGGCACTACTACGAGCAAAGATCGGATTAAGCGTCTCTAACGGCCCCAATACACCCTCTGAGTACGACCCACCCCTGGCCGGTGCGTTATGAGCATACAATTCACGAAATGACAGCCACTGCACCATACTGATGGTAATCAATAGAATAACCAGAAAGATCCACCCCAGGACATGCCGCTTGACTCCAGCCAAATGTTCGAGGCGCAAGGAGATAAACGTATGCGCGTGACGCAGGGTCGTCTTGGTTAGTTTCTGCGCCCGTCCATCGAGGTCTTTCGTTGTGAAGTCCAGCCGCAGAAATTTTTTCCAAGATGATTTTTTTGTGTCCAAGATATACCCCTAGCCCTTCAGACTCGGCAACACCAAACTCGCCAAGATCGACAGCACGAACACAACAGCAAACACAATAGTCACATCAAACAAGTTCTTGTCAAAACCTCGCCGCGTGGTGAACAGTTCGCCCGACGAGCCAAATCCTGCACCCAGGCTAGCACCACGCTGCTGCAACAATATGGCAATGATCATCAAAACGGCTGATCCTAATGTGACATACGGCAAAATAGTATCAAGTGACATGCTTTCTCCTTATTCTGGCGCCGGCTTGATAACGAAGGCGCTACTTACTATATAGTTTACCAGACTGAGTATGATTCCGGCAAGAATTGACGAGCCAAAACTCATGGATAATCCCGGCGCCAGTGCCAACGATATATACACCATGATGCCATTAACCACCAGCGTAAATAAACCGAGCGTCAGTAAGATCGCCGGTAGCGACAAGATGACAACGATCGGTTTTAAGATAGAGTTGACGATCGAAAAGATTAAACCGGCGATGACAAACGTTGCCGTCGTCTCAACCACTGGCTCACTCGTCCCGAGAAGCCGCACCGCCACCCAGATACCAACAGAATTAAGTACCCACCTAACAAAAAATATTGCAAATTGTCGTCTCATGACTACATTTCATTATATCATAACGCTAGCAAGCGCCGTCGACTACCTTGCGCTCAGTGCTCTTGATGTGCAT is drawn from Candidatus Saccharibacteria bacterium oral taxon 488 and contains these coding sequences:
- a CDS encoding ABC transporter ATP-binding protein — encoded protein: MNAITATNLTKRYGDFVAVDSLNLSIEKGELFSLLGVNGAGKTTLIKMLSCLSQPTQGDAILLGNSITEKPQAVKQMINVSPQETAVAGNLSVRENLELIAGLYGQSAHNASESASRMASQFKLETVEHKKAKHLSGGMQRRLSIAMALISNPKILFIDEPTLGLDIFSRHELWEAIKLLKGTVTTLLTTHYLEEIEALSDRVGVMARGKLVAIGTVAELQKQTNTRTLEDAFVALVGDIR
- a CDS encoding ABC transporter permease: MRSLLFAKRCTKEAVRDPINLFFGLVFPLVLLGLLSIINASIPAKANNTMFAIKNLAPGIAMFGTAFLALFSGMLLAKDRTSSFLMRLFTSPMTARDFIIGYTIPMIIIATMQAVITLVIACFIGLDFSVHILGAIVITTVTSLLFVGCGLFFGSLINERAVGGICGALLTNVAGWLSGVFVPVDLIGGGFKMVAEALPFYHSVAAIKGSIEGNWQVITPHLLIVLCYTTVIFTLAIYIFRRKMTGRNT
- a CDS encoding peptide ABC transporter substrate-binding protein; the encoded protein is MDTKKSSWKKFLRLDFTTKDLDGRAQKLTKTTLRHAHTFISLRLEHLAGVKRHVLGWIFLVILLITISMVQWLSFRELYAHNAPARGGSYSEGVLGPLETLNPIFARSSAEKSAARLMFASLYNYDTTGHIKGDLAESVTVNEAETEYTVKLRRNLKWSDGAPLDARDVVFTVNLLKDARTQAAITGWQSINVKQVDERTVQFTLPAPYAPFMHALTFPILPQHSLSEVNPAELREHGYGKSPVTSGPFAMRILQNANADGSKKVLHLVANSQYHHGEPKLDRFQLYVYPTRDEITKGLKTSEIMATPELSYTAQSEQIRHMYASQSYAINDGVYALFNTQSEVVSSRKVRQALVQSINTQALREKFAFARKPLHGPIFDDQVDGQLAGRLPYDTEAAKKLLDEEGWKVVGNQRKKGEQVLQLSFVTLKGSDFETIARELVKVWQETLHITVDLRVVDPNDASQNVLQSVLRPRGFDVLLYELVLGGDADVFAYWHSSQANQGGLNFANYNSAVADDALAAGRTKQSAKQRVSKYQAFTRHWQSDVPALALYQVQLDYIHLRSVSALDKSMRLVYPTDRFADVIYWTVRRESVYKTP
- the secG gene encoding preprotein translocase subunit SecG, which produces MSLDTILPYVTLGSAVLMIIAILLQQRGASLGAGFGSSGELFTTRRGFDKNLFDVTIVFAVVFVLSILASLVLPSLKG
- a CDS encoding phage holin family protein, whose amino-acid sequence is MRRQFAIFFVRWVLNSVGIWVAVRLLGTSEPVVETTATFVIAGLIFSIVNSILKPIVVILSLPAILLTLGLFTLVVNGIMVYISLALAPGLSMSFGSSILAGIILSLVNYIVSSAFVIKPAPE